CTCGGTTGTGAACCTATAGCTATTGAGGTGCTACCGGACCATGTCCACGTGTTTTGTTCATGTCCTCCACGACTATCCCCAGCGTACGTGGTGAACTACCTCAAGGGTAAGAGTGCTAGGAGGATACTGCAGAGGTACCCGGAGCTGAAAACCGGTGCTAGTAGAGGTAAGCTATGGTCTAGAAGCTACTTTGTAGCAACAGTTGGTAGTGTGTCAGCAGATGTTGTCAAGAGGTACGTGGAGGAGCAGTGGGAGAAGAAGAAATGAAGAGAACAGTAACACTAAGACTAGCAACAGATAGAGAATCGGAGAATAAGCTCAAACTACTTTGCTCACTATCAGCTAAGCTATGGAACGAAGTCAACTACACTAGGAGGAGAATGTTCTTCGAGAACAAGAGAGTAGACCTGAAAACGACTTACGGGGAGTTCTACGAGAAGTACAAAACCTTAATA
This genomic window from Zestosphaera sp. contains:
- the tnpA gene encoding IS200/IS605 family transposase, which translates into the protein MEGGSQTWFVFRSTRHAKYWCGYHFVWIPKYRRDVLVGGVAEYAREVLRQILLELGCEPIAIEVLPDHVHVFCSCPPRLSPAYVVNYLKGKSARRILQRYPELKTGASRGKLWSRSYFVATVGSVSADVVKRYVEEQWEKKK
- a CDS encoding transposase, which codes for MKRTVTLRLATDRESENKLKLLCSLSAKLWNEVNYTRRRMFFENKRVDLKTTYGEFYEKYKTLI